Proteins from one Megalops cyprinoides isolate fMegCyp1 chromosome 11, fMegCyp1.pri, whole genome shotgun sequence genomic window:
- the LOC118786272 gene encoding probable ubiquitin carboxyl-terminal hydrolase FAF-X isoform X7, translated as MTATTRGSPVGGNDSQGQAPDGQSQPPLPQNQTSSPNSSNENSPVSPPDEQGQGDNPPQLEEEEPAFPHTDLAKLDDMINRPRWVVPVLPKGELEVLLEAAIDLSKKGLDVKCEACQRFFRDGLTISFTKILTDEAVSGWKFEIHRCIINNTHRLVELCVAKLSQDWFPLLELLAMAMNPHCKFHIYNGTRPSETVPAGVQLAEDELYARPPDPRSPKGWLVDLINKFGTLNGFQTLHDRFMSGQALNVQIIAALIKPFGQCYEFLTLHTVKKYFLPIIEMVPQFLENLTDEELKKEAKNEAKNDALSMIIKSLKNLASRVPGQEETVKNLEIFRLKMILRLLQISSFNGKMNALNEVNKVISSVSYYTHRHGNPEEEEWLTAERMAEWIQQNNILSIVLRDSLHQPQYVEKLEKILRFVIKEKALTLQDLDNIWAAQAGKHEAIVKNVHDLLAKLAWDFSPEQLDHLFDCFKASWTNASKKQREKLLELIRRLAEDDKDGVMAHKVLNLLWNLAHSDDVPVDIMDQALSAHIKILDYSCSQDRDTQKIQWIDRFIEELRTNDKWVIPALKQIREICSLFGEAPQNLSQTQRSPHVFYRHDLINQLQHNHALVTLVAENLSAYMESMRQFAKEHSEFDPQTVRVGSRYSHVQEVQERLNFLRFLLKDGQLWLCAPQAKQIWKCLAENAVFLCDREACFKWYSKLMGDEPDLDPDINKDFFENNVLQLDPSLLTENGMKCFERFFKAVNCREGKLVAKRRAYMMDDLELIGLDYLWRVVIQGSDDIASRAIDLLKEIYTNLGPKLQVNQVEIHEDFIQSCFDRLKASYDTLCVLDGDKDSINCARQEAIRMVRVLTVLREYINECDSDYHEERTILPMSRAFRGKHITLIVRFPNQGRQVDDLDIWSHTNDTIGSVRRCILTRIKANSAHTKIELFIGGEIVDPADDRKLIGQLNLKDKTLITAKLTQVSSNMPSSPDSSSDSSTGSPGNHGNHYSDGPNPEVESCLPGVIMSLHLRYISFLWQVADLGCNLNMPLLRDGARVLMKLMPPDNTTVENLRAICLDHAKLGENSLSPTLDSRFFGPSPSQVLYLTEVVYALLMPASGTLGEDASDFQYNFLKSGGLPLVLSMLTRNNFLPNADMETRRGAYLNALKIAKLLLTAVGFGHVKAVAEACQPVVEGTSPVSPINQATHDQALVLQNALQNIPNPSSECMLRNVAIRLAQQISDENFFQASKYIPDICVIRAVQKIVWASGCGSVQLVFSSNEEISKIYEKTNAGNEPDAEDEQVCCEALEVMTLCFALIPTALDTLSKEKAWQTFIIDLLLHCQSKSVRQMAQEQFFLMATRCCMGHRPLLFFITLLFTVLGSTAKERAKHAGDYFTLLRHLLNYAYNSNINLPNAEVLLNNEIDWLKRIRDEVKRTGETGVEETILEGHLGVTKELLAFQTPEKKYYIGCEKGGANLIKELIDDFIFPASNVYLQYMKSGEFPAEQAIPVCSSPATINAGFELLVALAVGCVRNLKQIVDTLTDMYYLGCEALTEWEYLPPVGPRPTKGFVGLKNAGATCYMNSVIQQLYMIPPIRNGILAIEGTGSDVDDDMSGDEKQDSESNVDPRDEVFSYHHQFEDKPSLSKSEDRKEYNIGVLRHLQVIFGHLAASRLQYYVPRGFWKQFRLWGEPVNLREQHDALEFFNSLVDSLDEALKALGHPAMLSKVLGGSFADQKICQGCPHRYECEESFTTLNVDIRNHQNLLDSMEQYVKGDLLEGANAYHCEKCNKKVDTVKRLLIKKLPPVLAIQLKRFDYDWERECAIKFNDYFEFPRELDMEPYTVAGVAKLEGDDVSPESQVIQNEQVESAGDAPESSRYRLAGVLVHSGQASGGHYYSYIVQRNSGDGERNRWYKFDDGDVTECKMDDDEEMKNQCFGGEYMGEVFDHMMKRMSYRRQKRWWNAYILFYERMDSTDKDSELVKYISELALTSKPHQVKMPAAIECSVRKQNVQFMHNRMQYSLEYFQFVKKLLTCNSVYLNPPPGQDHLLPEAEEIAMISIQLAARFLFSTGFHTKKIVRGPASDWYDALCILLRHSKNVRYWFAHNVLFAYTNRFSEYLLECPSAEVRGAFAKLIVFIAHFSLQDGPCPSPVASPGPSSQACDNLSLSDHLLRAVLNLLRREVSEHGRHLQQYFNLFVMYANLGVAEKTQLLKLSVPATFMLVALDEGPGPPIKYQYAELGKLYAVVSQLVRCCDVSSRMQSSINGNPPLPNPYGDPNLSQPIMPLQQLVAEILFVRTSYVKKIIEDCSNSEETIKLLRFSCWENPQFSSTVLSELLWQVAYSYTYELRPYLDLLLQILLIEDSWQTHRIHNVLKGIPDDRDGLFDTIQRSKNHYQKRAYQCIKCMVALFSNCSVAYQILQSNGDLKRKWTWAVEWLGDELERRPYTGNPQYTYNNWSPPVQSNETSNGYFLERSHSARMTLAKACELCPEEEPDDQEAPDDHDSSPPEDTTLYPHPPGTQFPQNNHPHGQPYTGPAAQHMNNPQRPGPRAQENWEGTEEVAPAQTKE; from the exons ATGACAGCCACGACCCGTGGCTCTCCCGTGGGAGGCAATGACAGCCAGGGCCAGGCTCCGGACGGGCAGAgccagccccctctcccccagaaCCAG ACATCCTCCCCAAACTCCTCGAATGAGAACTCCCCGGTCAGCCCACCGGATGAGCAGGGTCAGGGCGACAACCCCCctcagctggaggaggaggagcctgcCTTCCCCCACACCGACCTGGCCAAGCTGGACGACATGATCAACCG ACCCCGCTGGGTTGTTCCAGTTTTGCCAAAGGGGGAATTAGAAGTTCTTCTTGAAGCTGCTATAGATCTTAGTAAAAAAG GACTTGATGTCAAGTGTGAAGCGTGCCAGAGGTTTTTCCGAGATGGCTTGACCATTTCCTTTACGAAAATCCTGACCGATGAGGCAGTGAGTGGCTGGAAGTTTGAGATTCAT AGGTGTATAATAAACAACACTCACCGCCTGGTAGAACTGTGTGTGGCCAAGCTCTCTCAGGATTGGTTCCCTCTTCTCGAGCTGCTTGCCATGGCCATGAACCCCCACTGCAAGTTCCATATCTACAATGGGACCCGCCCCTCCGAGACAGTGCCCGCCGGGGTGCAGCTGGCAGAGGACGAGCTCTACGCCCGCCCGCCCGATCCTCGCTCTCCCAAG GGTTGGCTGGTggatttaataaacaaatttgGCACATTAAACGGGTTTCAAACTCTGCACGATCGCTTCATGAGTGGCCAGGCACTGAACGTCCAGATCATTGCAGCGCTCATCAA gccaTTTGGGCAGTGTTACGAGTTTCTAACGTTGCACACAGTAAAGAAGTACTTCCTTCCCATTATTGAAATGGTTCCCCAGTTTCTAGAAAACCTCACAGATGAGGAGTTGAAAAAGGAGGCCAAGAATGAAGCCAAAAACGACGCGCTGTCAATGATAATCAAATCGTTGAAGAACCTCGCTTCACGGGTACCGGGGCAAGAGGAAACAGTGAAAAACTTAGAAATTTTTAGGTTAAAAATGATTCTTAG GTTATTGCAAATTTCTTCTTTTAACGGAAAAATGAATGCACTAAATGAAGTAAACAAGGTTATTTCAAGCGTTTCCTACTACACCCACCGGCACGGCAATCCCGAGGAAGAGGAATGGCTGACCGCCGAGCGCATGGCG GAGTGGATCCAGCAGAATAACATCCTGTCCATCGTGCTGAGGGACAGCCTCCACCAGCCGCAGTACGTGGAGAAACTGGAGAAGATCCTCCGCTTTGTCATCAAGGAGAAGGCCCTGACGCTGCAGGACCTGGACAACATCTGGGCAGCCCAG GCTGGGAAGCATGAAGCGATTGTGAAGAACGTGCATGATCTCCTAGCGAAGCTGGCATGGGATTTTTCCCCTGAGCAGCTTGACCATCTCTTTGACTGTTTCAAG GCAAGCTGGACAAATGCGAGTAAAAAGCAGAGGGAGAAGCTGTTGGAACTGATCCGCCGCCTGGCGGAGGATGACAAGGACGGGGTGATGGCCCACAAGGTGCTGAACCTGCTGTGGAACCTGGCCCACAGCGACGACGTCCCTGTGGACATCATGGACCAGGCCCTCAGCGCGCACATCAAGATCCTGGACTACAGCTGCTCACAG gaCCGAGACACACAGAAGATCCAGTGGATAGACCGCTTCATTGAAGAGCTGCGAACTAACGATAAATGGGTGATTCCTGCACTAAAGCAAATCCGAGAGATCTGCAGCCTATTCGGAGAAGCGCCTCAGAATCTAAG TCAGACGCAGCGCAGCCCACACGTGTTCTACCGCCACGACCTGATAAACCAACTGCAGCACAACCACGCGCTCGTCACCCTGGTGGCCGAGAACCTGTCGGCCTACATGGAGAGCATGAGGCAGTTCGCCAAAG AGCACTCAGAGTTTGACCCGCAGACGGTGCGGGTCGGCAGCCGTTACAGCCACGTCCAGGAGGTGCAGGAGAGACTCAACTTCCTGAG GTTCCTGCTGAAGGACGGCCAGCTCTGGCTGTGTGCGCCTCAGGCCAAGCAGATCTGGAAGTGTCTGGCAGAAAACGCCGTGTTCCTGTGCGACCGCGAGGCCTGCTTCAAGTGGTACTCCAAGCTGATGGGGGACGAGCCAGACCTCGACCCTGACATCAACAAGGACTTCTTCGAGAACAACGTCCTGCAGCTGGATCCCTCGCTTCTCACCGAAAACGGCATGAAGTGCTTCGAGCGCTTCTTCAAAGCCGTCAACTGCAGGGAAGGCAAGCTGGTGGCCAAGCGGAGGGCGTACATGATGGATGACCTGGAGTTGATAGGGCTTGATTACCTCTGGAGG GTTGTGATTCAAGGAAGTGATGACATTGCCAGTCGAGCAATAGACTTACTAAAAGAGATTTACACAAACCTCGGACCAAAATTACAAGTCAATCAG GTAGAGATTCATGAAGACTTCATCCAGTCTTGCTTTGACCGGTTGAAAGCCTCATACGACACCCTGTGCGTGTTAGATGGGGACAAAGACAGCATTAACTGTGCCAGGCAGGAGGCCATCCGCATGGTGAGGGTGCTGACCGTGCTCCGGGAGTACATCAACGAGTGCGACAGCGACTACCATGAGGAGAGGACTATCCTGCCCATGTCGAG AGCGTTTCGAGGCAAGCACATCACCCTCATCGTGCGCTTCCCCAACCAAGGCCGCCAGGTGGATGACCTGGACATCTGGTCCCACACCAACGACACAATCGGGTCGGTGCGGCGCTGCATTCTGACGAGAATAAAGGCCAACAGCGCGCACACCAAGATCGAGCTCTTCATCGGAGGCGAAATCGTCGACCCCGCCGATGACAGGAAATTGATTGGACAGCTCAACCTGAAAGACAAAACC cTGATTACAGCAAAGCTCACCCAGGTCAGCTCCAATATGCCTTCAAGCCCCGATAGCTCTTCCGATTCTTCCACCGGGTCACCTGGGAATCATGGAAACCACTACAGCGACGGACCCAATCCTGAAGTAGAAAGCTGTCTTCCGGGAGTG ATAATGTCACTGCACCTGCGCTACATCTCCTTCCTGTGGCAAGTGGCAGACCTGGGCTGTAACCTGAACATGCCCCTCCTCCGAGACGGAGCCCGCGTCCTCATGAAGCTCATGCCCCCTG ATAACACTACAGTAGAAAACCTGCGAGCCATCTGTCTGGACCATGCCAAGCTTGGAGAGAACAGCCTCAGCCCCACCCTGGACTCCCGCTTCTTCGGCCCGTCGCCCTCCCAAGTGCTCTACCTGACTGAG GTGGTGTACGCCTTGCTCATGCCTGCCAGCGGCACCCTGGGAGAGGACGCCAGCGACTTCCAGTACAACTTCTTAAAGAGCGGCGGCCTGCCCCTcgttctgagcatgctcaccAGAAATAACTTCCTGCCCAACGCTGACATGGAGACGAGACGGGGTGCCTATCTCAACGCTCTAAAAATAGCCAAATTGTTACTAACAGCAGTTGGCTTTGGCCATGTGAAGGCTGTGGCGGAGGCCTGCCAGCCGGTGGTGGAAGGCACGAGTCCTGTGTCACCA ATAAACCAAGCCACTCACGACCAGGCCTTAGTTCTTCAGAATGCTCTCCAGAACATTCCCAACCCGTCGTCCGAATGCATGCTGCGCAACGTGGCCATCCGACTGGCCCAGCAGATCTCCGACGAG AACTTCTTCCAGGCGTCCAAGTATATCCCAGATATCTGTGTGATCAGGGCAGTGCAGAAGATTGTCTGGGCGTCTGGCTGTGGCTCTGTGCAGCTGGTCTTTAGCTCCAATGAAGAGATCAGCAAGATATACGAGAAG ACTAACGCAGGGAACGAGCCAGACGCCGAGGATGAGCAAGTGTGCTGCGAGGCTCTGGAGGTCATGACCCTCTGCTTCGCCCTCATCCCCACAGCTCTGGATACACTTAGCAAAGAGAAGGCCTGGCAGACCTTCATCATTGACCTGCTGCTACACTGCCAGAGCAA GTCTGTTCGACAGATGGCCCAGGAGCAGTTCTTTCTCATGGCCACCAGGTGTTGCATGGGGCATAGGCCCCTCCTGTTCTTCATCACCCTCCTCTTCACAGTTTTAGGT aGCACTGCAAAGGAGAGAGCCAAGCATGCTGGGGACTACTTCACCTTGTTAAGGCACTTACTCAACTACGCATACAACAGCAACATCAACTTACCCAATGCTGAGGTTCTGCTCAACAACGAGATTGATTGGTTAAAAAGAATCAGG GATGAAGTGAAAAGGACAGGAGAGACCGGGGTGGAGGAGACCATTCTGGAGGGGCATCTCGGGGTCACCAAGGAGCTGCTGGCATTTCAGACTCCTGAGAAGAAGTACTACATCGGCTGCGAGAAGGGTGGAGCCAACCTCATCAAG GAGCTGATCGATGACTTCATCTTCCCCGCCTCCAACGTGTACCTGCAGTACATGAAGAGCGGCGAGTTCCCCGCCGAGCAGGCCATCCCCGTCTGCAGCAGCCCCGCCACCATCAACGCCGGCTTCGAGCTGCTCGTCGCGCTGGCCGTCGGCTGCGTGCGCAACCTCAAGCAGATCGTCGACACGCTGACCGACATGTACTACTTAG GTTGTGAAGCACTTACGGAATGGGAGTACTTGCCGCCGGTGGGGCCGCGGCCCACCAAAGGCTTCGTGGGGCTGAAGAACGCGGGGGCTACCTGCTACATGAACTCGGTCATCCAGCAGCTGTACATGATCCCGCCCATCAGGAACGGCATCCTGGCCATCGAGGGCACGGGCAGCGACGTGGACGACGACATGTCCGGGGACGAGAAGCAGGACAGCGAG AGCAATGTGGATCCTCGGGACGAGGTGTTCAGCTATCACCATCAGTTTGAGGATAAGCCGTCCCTCAGCAAGTCGGAGGACAGAAAGGAGTACAACATCGGGGTGCTTCGCCACCTGCAGGTCATCTTTGGACACCTGGCCGCCTCCAGACTGCAGTACTATGTGCCTCGTGGGTTCTGGAAGCAGTTCCG GTTGTGGGGGGAGCCAGTCAATCTGAGGGAGCAGCACGATGCTCTGGAGTTCTTCAACTCCCTGGTGGACAGTCTGGATGAGGCTCTGAAAGCACTGGGCCACCCGGCCATGCTTAGCAAGGTCCTTGGGGGGTCCTTCGCTGACCAGAAGATCTGTCAGGGTTGTCCTCACAG gtaTGAATGTGAGGAATCCTTCACAACGCTGAACGTAGATATTAGAAACCACCAGAACCTCCTGGATTCAATGGAGCAATATGTCAAGGGAGACCTGCTGGAGGGTGCCAATGCCTACCACTGTGAAAAATGCAACAAGAAG GTGGACACGGTGAAGCGGCTTCTCATCAAGAAGCTGCCGCCGGTGCTGGCCATCCAGCTGAAGCGCTTCGACTACGACTGGGAGCGGGAGTGCGCCATCAAGTTCAACGACTACTTCGAGTTCCCGCGTGAGCTGGACATGGAGCCCTACACGGTGGCGGGCGTGGCCAAGCTGGAGGGCGACGACGTCAGCCCCGAGAGCCAGGTGATCCAGAACGAGCAGGTGGAGAGCGCAGGCGACGCCCCCGAGAGCTCGCGCTACCGGCTGGCGGGCGTGCTGGTGCACAGCGGCCAGGCCAGCGGCGGCCACTACTACTCCTACATCGTCCAGAGGAACAGCGGCGACGGCGAGCGCAACCGCTGGTACAAGTTCGACGACGGCGACGTCACCGAGTGCAAGATGGACGACGACGAGGAGATGAAGAACCAGTGCTTCGGCGGCGAGTACATGGGCGAGGTCTTCGACCACATGATGAAGCGCATGTCCTACCGGCGGCAGAAGCGCTGGTGGAACGCCTACATCCTCTTCTACGAGCGCATGGACTCCACCGACAAGGACAGCGAGCTGGTCAAGTACATCTCAGAGCTGGCGCTCACCAGCAAGCCGCACCAGGTCAAGATGCCGGCGGCCATCGAGTGCAGCGTGCGCAAGCAGAACGTCCAGTTCATGCACAACCGCATGCAGTACAGCCTGGAATATTTCCAGTTTGTAAAGAAACTTCTGACCTGTAACAGTGTCTATTTAAACCCCCCTCCTG GACAAGATCATCTTTTGCCCGAAGCAGAAGAAATAGCTATGATAAGTATTCAGCTTGCTGCTAGATTCCTGTTTAGCACAGGAttccacacaaagaaaatagtCCGTGGCCCAGCCAGTGACTG GTATGATGCTCTCTGCATCCTCCTTCGCCACAGTAAGAATGTACGCTACTGGTTTGCACACAACGTCCTCTTCGCCTACACCAACCGCTTCTCCGAGTACCTGCTGGAGTGCCCCAGCGCGGAGGTGAGGGGTGCCTTCGCCAAGCTCATCGTCTTCATCGCACACTTCTCCCTGCAAGATGGACCCTGCCCTTCACCGGTTGCCTCTCCAGGACCTTCCAGTCAG GCCTGTGACAATTTGAGCCTAAGTGACCACCTGCTGAGAGCGGTGCTGAACCTGCTCCGGAGGGAGGTGTCTGAGCACGGGCGTCACCTCCAGCAGTACTTCAACCTGTTCGTCATGTACGCCAACCTGG GCGTGGCGGAGAAGACGCAGCTGCTGAAGCTGAGTGTGCCTGCCACCTTCATGCTGGTGGCCCTGGACGAGGGCCCCGGACCCCCCATCAAGTACCAGTACGCTGAGCTGGGCAAGCTGTACGCTGTGGTGTCTCAGCTGGTGCGCTGTTGCGATGTATCATCGCGCATGCAGTCTTCGATTAACG GTAATCCGCCTCTTCCAAACCCGTACGGCGACCCCAACCTGTCGCAGCCCATCATgcccctgcagcagctggtggcGGAGATCCTGTTCGTGCGCACCAGCTACGTGAAGAAGATCATCGAGGACTGCAGCAACTCGGAGGAGACCATCAAGCTGCTGCGCTTCAGCTGCTGGGAGAACCCGCAGTTCTCCTCCACCGTGCTGAGCGAGCTGCTGTGGCAG GTGGCATACTCCTACACGTATGAGCTCAGGCCTTACCTGGATTTGCTGCTGCAGATCTTGCTTATCGAGGACTCCTGGCAGACTCACAG GATCCACAACGTGTTGAAGGGCATCCCTGATGACAGAGACGGCTTGTTTGATACCATCCAGCGCTCCAAAAACCACTATCAGAAGAGAGCATACCAGTGTATTAAGTGCATGGTGGCACTTTTCAGCAACTGCTCAGTGGCCTACCAGATCCTTCAG AGCAACGGGGACCTGAAGAGGAAGTGGACGTGGGCGGTGGAGTGGCTGGGGGACGAGCTGGAGCGCAGGCCCTACACAGGGAACCCCCAGTACACCTACAACAACTGGTCCCCGCCGGTGCAGAGCAACGAGACGTCCAACGGCTACTTCCTGGAGCGCTCCCACAGCGCCAGGATGACCCTGGCCAAGGCCTGCGAGCTGTGTCCCGAGGAG